The Oncorhynchus tshawytscha isolate Ot180627B linkage group LG12, Otsh_v2.0, whole genome shotgun sequence genome includes a window with the following:
- the sb:cb288 gene encoding uncharacterized protein sb:cb288 isoform X6, producing the protein MWTEVKNQTKIVFSDGNTSERAVPMHTWVLATYEQRNESTAIPRPSYTEDPQARGSGIIPGAIAAAVFIGFVLGLYAVLWKCMVSPPQRKKRRVRVRDKRSQVC; encoded by the exons ATGTGGACGGAGGTGAAAAACCAGACCAAAATTGTATTTAGCGATGGAAACACCTCGGAG aGAGCTGTTCCAATGCACACATGGGTCCTCGCTACATATGAACAGCGCAATG agtCAACGGCCATCCCTCGTCCCTCATACACAGAAGACCCCCAGGCCAGAGGCAGCGGCATCATCCCAG GAGCCATTGCAGCTGCAGTATTCATTGGTTTCGTATTGGGTCTCTATGCAGTTCTGTGGAAGTGTATGGTCTCACCACCCCAAAG gaagaagaggagggtgagggTTCGAGACAAGAGGAGCCAAGTATGCTGA
- the sb:cb288 gene encoding uncharacterized protein sb:cb288 isoform X3, whose protein sequence is MWTEVKNQTKIVFSDGNTSERAVPMHTWVLATYEQRNESTAIPRPSYTEDPQARGSGIIPGFSWNMLNVCFHGGKEKDLIRHVSGGQTQAGQRFGRQRDIPLATVMEPLQLQYSLVSYWVSMQFCGSVWSHHPKGRRGG, encoded by the exons ATGTGGACGGAGGTGAAAAACCAGACCAAAATTGTATTTAGCGATGGAAACACCTCGGAG aGAGCTGTTCCAATGCACACATGGGTCCTCGCTACATATGAACAGCGCAATG agtCAACGGCCATCCCTCGTCCCTCATACACAGAAGACCCCCAGGCCAGAGGCAGCGGCATCATCCCAG GTTTCAGTTGGAACATGCTCAATGTTTGTTTCCATGGTGGAAAAGAAAAAGACTTAATCAGACACGTGTCAGGTGGCCAGACCCAGGCAGGCCAGAGGTTTGGAAGACAGCGTGACATTCCGCTAGCCACGGTAATG GAGCCATTGCAGCTGCAGTATTCATTGGTTTCGTATTGGGTCTCTATGCAGTTCTGTGGAAGTGTATGGTCTCACCACCCCAAAG gaagaagaggagggtga
- the sb:cb288 gene encoding uncharacterized protein sb:cb288 isoform X4: MWTEVKNQTKIVFSDGNTSERAVPMHTWVLATYEQRNESTAIPRPSYTEDPQARGSGIIPGFSWNMLNVCFHGGKEKDLIRHVSGGQTQAGQRFGRQRDIPLATEPLQLQYSLVSYWVSMQFCGSVWSHHPKGRRGG, from the exons ATGTGGACGGAGGTGAAAAACCAGACCAAAATTGTATTTAGCGATGGAAACACCTCGGAG aGAGCTGTTCCAATGCACACATGGGTCCTCGCTACATATGAACAGCGCAATG agtCAACGGCCATCCCTCGTCCCTCATACACAGAAGACCCCCAGGCCAGAGGCAGCGGCATCATCCCAG GTTTCAGTTGGAACATGCTCAATGTTTGTTTCCATGGTGGAAAAGAAAAAGACTTAATCAGACACGTGTCAGGTGGCCAGACCCAGGCAGGCCAGAGGTTTGGAAGACAGCGTGACATTCCGCTAGCCACG GAGCCATTGCAGCTGCAGTATTCATTGGTTTCGTATTGGGTCTCTATGCAGTTCTGTGGAAGTGTATGGTCTCACCACCCCAAAG gaagaagaggagggtga
- the sb:cb288 gene encoding uncharacterized protein sb:cb288 isoform X5: MHTWVLATYEQRNESTAIPRPSYTEDPQARGSGIIPGFSWNMLNVCFHGGKEKDLIRHVSGGQTQAGQRFGRQRDIPLATVMEPLQLQYSLVSYWVSMQFCGSVWSHHPKAHYELVTK; this comes from the exons ATGCACACATGGGTCCTCGCTACATATGAACAGCGCAATG agtCAACGGCCATCCCTCGTCCCTCATACACAGAAGACCCCCAGGCCAGAGGCAGCGGCATCATCCCAG GTTTCAGTTGGAACATGCTCAATGTTTGTTTCCATGGTGGAAAAGAAAAAGACTTAATCAGACACGTGTCAGGTGGCCAGACCCAGGCAGGCCAGAGGTTTGGAAGACAGCGTGACATTCCGCTAGCCACGGTAATG GAGCCATTGCAGCTGCAGTATTCATTGGTTTCGTATTGGGTCTCTATGCAGTTCTGTGGAAGTGTATGGTCTCACCACCCCAAAG CGCATTATGAGTTAGTCACTAAGTAA
- the sb:cb288 gene encoding uncharacterized protein sb:cb288 isoform X1, translating into MWTEVKNQTKIVFSDGNTSERAVPMHTWVLATYEQRNESTAIPRPSYTEDPQARGSGIIPGFSWNMLNVCFHGGKEKDLIRHVSGGQTQAGQRFGRQRDIPLATVMEPLQLQYSLVSYWVSMQFCGSVWSHHPKAHYELVTK; encoded by the exons ATGTGGACGGAGGTGAAAAACCAGACCAAAATTGTATTTAGCGATGGAAACACCTCGGAG aGAGCTGTTCCAATGCACACATGGGTCCTCGCTACATATGAACAGCGCAATG agtCAACGGCCATCCCTCGTCCCTCATACACAGAAGACCCCCAGGCCAGAGGCAGCGGCATCATCCCAG GTTTCAGTTGGAACATGCTCAATGTTTGTTTCCATGGTGGAAAAGAAAAAGACTTAATCAGACACGTGTCAGGTGGCCAGACCCAGGCAGGCCAGAGGTTTGGAAGACAGCGTGACATTCCGCTAGCCACGGTAATG GAGCCATTGCAGCTGCAGTATTCATTGGTTTCGTATTGGGTCTCTATGCAGTTCTGTGGAAGTGTATGGTCTCACCACCCCAAAG CGCATTATGAGTTAGTCACTAAGTAA
- the sb:cb288 gene encoding uncharacterized protein sb:cb288 isoform X2 — protein MWTEVKNQTKIVFSDGNTSERAVPMHTWVLATYEQRNESTAIPRPSYTEDPQARGSGIIPGFSWNMLNVCFHGGKEKDLIRHVSGGQTQAGQRFGRQRDIPLATEPLQLQYSLVSYWVSMQFCGSVWSHHPKAHYELVTK, from the exons ATGTGGACGGAGGTGAAAAACCAGACCAAAATTGTATTTAGCGATGGAAACACCTCGGAG aGAGCTGTTCCAATGCACACATGGGTCCTCGCTACATATGAACAGCGCAATG agtCAACGGCCATCCCTCGTCCCTCATACACAGAAGACCCCCAGGCCAGAGGCAGCGGCATCATCCCAG GTTTCAGTTGGAACATGCTCAATGTTTGTTTCCATGGTGGAAAAGAAAAAGACTTAATCAGACACGTGTCAGGTGGCCAGACCCAGGCAGGCCAGAGGTTTGGAAGACAGCGTGACATTCCGCTAGCCACG GAGCCATTGCAGCTGCAGTATTCATTGGTTTCGTATTGGGTCTCTATGCAGTTCTGTGGAAGTGTATGGTCTCACCACCCCAAAG CGCATTATGAGTTAGTCACTAAGTAA
- the sb:cb288 gene encoding uncharacterized protein sb:cb288 isoform X7 has protein sequence MWTEVKNQTKIVFSDGNTSERAVPMHTWVLATYEQRNESTAIPRPSYTEDPQARGSGIIPGAIAAAVFIGFVLGLYAVLWKCMVSPPQSAL, from the exons ATGTGGACGGAGGTGAAAAACCAGACCAAAATTGTATTTAGCGATGGAAACACCTCGGAG aGAGCTGTTCCAATGCACACATGGGTCCTCGCTACATATGAACAGCGCAATG agtCAACGGCCATCCCTCGTCCCTCATACACAGAAGACCCCCAGGCCAGAGGCAGCGGCATCATCCCAG GAGCCATTGCAGCTGCAGTATTCATTGGTTTCGTATTGGGTCTCTATGCAGTTCTGTGGAAGTGTATGGTCTCACCACCCCAAAG CGCATTATGA
- the LOC112262624 gene encoding synaptobrevin homolog YKT6, whose translation MKLYSLSVLHKGATKSNLLKSAYDLSSFSFFQRSSVQEFMTFTSALIVERSAHGSRASVKEQEYLCHVYVRNDSLSAVVIADSEYPQRVAFTLLDKVLEEFSRQVDSIDWPSGNPETINYKALDIHLAKYQNPREADAMTKVQAELDETKIILHNTMESLLERGEKLDDLVQKSEHLGNQSKAFYKTARKQNSCCEVM comes from the exons ATGAAGCTGTACAGCCTCAGCGTCCTCCACAAAGGAGCGACAAAATCCAACCTCCTTAAATCTGCCTATGACCTATCCTCCTTTAGCTTCTTCCAACGCTCCAG TGTCCAAGAGTTCATGACCTTCACCAGCGCCTTGATTGTGGAGCGTTCTGCACACGGCAGCCGAGCCTCAGTCAAAGAACAAG AGTACCTGTGCCACGTGTATGTGAGGAATGACAGTCTGAGTGCAGTGGTGATAGCAGACAGCGAGTACCCTCAAAGGGTCGCCTTCACACTACTAGACAAG GTGCTAGAGGAGTTCTCTAGACAAGTGGACAGCATAGACTGGCCATCTGGAAACCCTGAAACCATCAACTACAAAGCTCTGGACATCCACCTGGCCAAGTACCAG AACCCCAGAGAGGCAGATGCTATGACCAAAGTGCAGGCTGAACTGGACGAGACAAAGATCATTCTG CACAACACCATGGAGTCTCTGTTGGAAAGAGGGGAGAAGCTGGATGATCTGGTGCAGAAGTCTGAACACCTTGGGAACCAGTCTAAAGCCTTTTATAAGACT GCACGGAAGCAGAACTCATGCTGCGAGGTCATGTAA